A region from the Gemmatimonadota bacterium genome encodes:
- a CDS encoding 3'-5' exonuclease produces MISRAREALKHGPLDDVALLGRVLSLPGAPPVVAARIAASLFGRQEGFARSADGHWMIREEAASPDEVPALSRVSFAVVDVETTGGGARSGDRITEFASVPVCGREVGEPWTTLVNPLRPIPSSITSLTGISTRMVQSAPTFAEVAPGVVDQLKGRVFVAHNATFDWGFVSREVVAATGGVLDGDRLCTLRMARVLLPQLKRRSLDALCYYFGVENPARHRAWGDALSTAHVLSRLLGIAQDLGLDTWPALTARLDRRTSRARRRRRAMPRPVDYDSAA; encoded by the coding sequence GTGATCTCCCGCGCTCGGGAGGCACTCAAGCATGGCCCGCTGGACGACGTGGCGCTCCTTGGCCGGGTGCTCAGCCTTCCGGGTGCGCCGCCCGTGGTGGCCGCGAGGATCGCGGCGTCGCTGTTCGGTCGTCAGGAGGGGTTCGCCCGGTCGGCTGACGGCCATTGGATGATCCGTGAGGAGGCGGCGAGCCCGGACGAGGTGCCGGCGCTGTCGCGCGTGTCCTTCGCGGTGGTGGACGTGGAGACCACCGGCGGAGGGGCACGAAGCGGGGATCGCATCACGGAGTTTGCCTCTGTGCCGGTGTGCGGGCGGGAGGTCGGCGAGCCGTGGACCACCCTCGTCAATCCATTGCGACCGATCCCATCCAGCATCACGTCGCTGACGGGGATTTCGACGCGGATGGTGCAGTCCGCCCCGACGTTCGCTGAGGTCGCGCCCGGAGTCGTCGACCAACTGAAGGGTCGCGTATTCGTGGCGCACAATGCGACCTTCGACTGGGGTTTCGTGTCGCGGGAAGTGGTGGCGGCGACGGGCGGTGTGCTGGACGGCGACCGCCTGTGCACCTTGCGGATGGCGCGGGTCTTGTTGCCGCAGCTCAAGCGTCGATCGCTCGATGCGCTGTGTTACTACTTTGGGGTGGAGAACCCGGCGCGGCACCGGGCGTGGGGCGACGCCCTCTCGACAGCGCATGTGCTGTCCCGGCTGCTGGGGATCGCGCAGGACCTGGGGCTGGACACCTGGCCGGCGTTGACGGCCCGGCTCGACCGCCGGACCTCCCGGGCGCGGCGGCGACGGCGCGCAATGCCGCGTCCGGTCGATTACGATAGTGCGGCATGA
- a CDS encoding redox-sensing transcriptional repressor Rex codes for MKRIADSTVRRLSIYLRFLEGSAQRDLSTVSSAELARHGGTTSAQVRKDLSFFGSFGKRGLGYAVPELTNSIRDILGLGREWNVIIVGAGKIGTALAQYHGFRPRGFHVVGVYDTDLAKVGTRWDGIVVRDFSLVTADLATQAVDIAVLAVPADGAQDAARRLVDAGVKAILNFAPTQLQVPPDVAVRSVNMAMELEGLSYELSSRSR; via the coding sequence GTGAAACGCATCGCGGACAGCACGGTTCGACGGCTCTCGATCTACCTTCGGTTCCTCGAGGGGTCTGCGCAGCGAGACCTGTCCACCGTCTCCAGCGCGGAACTCGCGCGCCATGGCGGAACCACCTCGGCGCAGGTCCGGAAGGATCTCTCGTTCTTCGGCTCGTTCGGGAAGCGCGGGCTCGGGTACGCGGTGCCTGAACTCACGAACTCCATCCGCGACATCCTGGGGCTCGGGCGCGAATGGAATGTGATCATCGTGGGCGCCGGCAAGATTGGTACGGCTCTCGCCCAGTACCACGGCTTTCGTCCGCGCGGGTTCCACGTCGTTGGGGTCTATGACACGGACCTTGCGAAGGTCGGGACGCGCTGGGATGGGATCGTGGTGCGTGACTTCTCGCTGGTGACGGCCGATCTCGCCACCCAAGCCGTGGACATCGCCGTCCTCGCGGTCCCCGCGGACGGGGCGCAGGACGCCGCCCGACGGCTGGTGGACGCGGGGGTCAAGGCGATCCTCAACTTTGCGCCCACGCAGCTGCAGGTGCCCCCCGACGTGGCCGTCCGAAGCGTGAACATGGCCATGGAGCTGGAAGGACTGAGCTACGAACTCTCCAGCCGTTCGCGTTAG
- a CDS encoding RsmD family RNA methyltransferase encodes MRIVAGEWRGRTIKAPRDQRVRPTADRAREAWMSILQHDLHGATVVDLCAGSGALGLEALSRGAAWCDFVEIADMAIRCIRENVATLNAGDRCRILRGDAVRVAQDLRHGPWDVAFADPPYNLGIAPRIAAAWIARPFSRILGVEHEAHEEVPPGGASRAYGGTRITIYRAGHEQVLDP; translated from the coding sequence ATGCGGATCGTGGCCGGCGAATGGCGCGGACGCACCATCAAGGCGCCGCGGGATCAGCGGGTCCGCCCGACGGCAGACCGCGCCCGGGAGGCCTGGATGAGCATCCTGCAGCATGACCTGCATGGGGCCACCGTTGTGGATCTCTGCGCGGGTTCGGGTGCGCTGGGATTGGAAGCCTTGTCCCGCGGTGCGGCCTGGTGCGATTTCGTCGAAATCGCAGACATGGCGATCCGCTGCATCCGCGAGAATGTGGCGACCCTCAATGCCGGAGATCGCTGCCGCATCCTTCGTGGGGATGCGGTGCGCGTGGCGCAGGACCTGCGACACGGCCCGTGGGACGTGGCCTTCGCCGACCCGCCCTACAACCTCGGCATCGCCCCTCGCATCGCAGCCGCCTGGATCGCTCGCCCATTCAGCCGCATCCTCGGGGTGGAGCACGAAGCTCATGAAGAGGTGCCGCCAGGTGGCGCTTCGCGCGCCTACGGGGGAACGCGGATCACCATCTACCGGGCCGGTCACGAGCAGGTGCTGGACCCTTGA
- the coaD gene encoding pantetheine-phosphate adenylyltransferase encodes MRTAIYAGSFDPLTQGHEDLVRRSLGFVDRVVIAVTTNVSKQPLFSVEERVAMIRGVIADEPRAEVRPFGGLLVDFARSIGATLLIRGLRAVSDFEYEYQMALMNRHLHADLETVFMVPSLDTTYISSSLVREVAKYGGSLDGLVSPSVADALRLKVAGNR; translated from the coding sequence ATGCGCACCGCCATCTACGCCGGTTCCTTCGATCCGCTCACGCAGGGCCACGAGGACCTCGTGCGCCGGTCGCTGGGATTCGTTGACCGCGTCGTCATTGCCGTGACGACCAACGTCTCCAAGCAGCCGCTGTTTTCGGTGGAGGAGCGGGTGGCCATGATTCGTGGAGTGATCGCCGATGAGCCCCGCGCCGAGGTGCGTCCCTTCGGCGGGCTGTTGGTTGACTTCGCCCGGAGTATCGGGGCGACGCTGCTCATTCGCGGGCTCCGCGCGGTGTCCGACTTTGAGTACGAGTACCAGATGGCGCTCATGAACCGTCACCTCCACGCAGACCTGGAGACCGTCTTCATGGTGCCGTCCCTGGACACCACCTACATCTCGTCCTCGCTGGTCCGCGAGGTGGCGAAGTACGGCGGGAGCCTGGACGGACTCGTGTCCCCGAGTGTCGCGGACGCCTTGCGCCTCAAGGTCGCCGGAAATCGTTAG
- the recJ gene encoding single-stranded-DNA-specific exonuclease RecJ — MTAPPVRPRIAPRWRPVPPAPSPDVARLAEALHLPPLVAQLLITRGYGDLDAARTYLRPRMDQLHDPALFLGMAPAVDRLSRAIREGETVLVHGDYDVDGICSSTIMVKVIRYLGGRAVPFLPHRMTDGYDLSNAGVDAAVREGARLVLTCDCGTSAHEAIARLATLGIDTIVSDHHLPSRPVPACVAVLNPRQPGCEYPDKDLCAAGVAFKLSLALVRALGGNENVVLRHLDLVALATVADVAPLRGENRTLVRYGLRMMPDTAHPGLRALIEAAGMATTALTAGRIGFVLAPRLNAAGRVGHAMRGVELLMSSDMAECNRIARELEELNRTRQEIDRETLAQARRMADALDLETTYGVVLGREGWHPGVIGIVASRLVEDLARPVMMVAVDGGIGKGSGRSTPRFDLHAGLTACADLLVRYGGHRAAAGITIDPARLGAFAERFNAVARERLTPDDLVPELRVDVKLSTADVTDDLERLLRHFEPFGIGNPAPVLAVAGARVVGAPRTVGQNGLKFRLAAPTGSLEALGWGMADRIHEVGDGAAVDVAFKLERDAWQGESRLVARVLDVHPAD; from the coding sequence ATGACCGCACCCCCTGTTCGTCCCCGCATCGCGCCTCGGTGGCGCCCCGTGCCGCCGGCACCGTCACCTGACGTGGCGCGCCTGGCGGAGGCGCTGCACCTGCCTCCCCTCGTCGCCCAGCTGCTCATCACGCGCGGGTATGGCGACCTCGACGCGGCGCGCACCTACCTGCGGCCGCGGATGGACCAGCTCCACGACCCGGCGCTGTTCCTCGGCATGGCGCCGGCCGTCGATCGCCTGTCCCGCGCCATCCGCGAAGGGGAGACCGTACTGGTGCACGGGGACTATGACGTGGACGGCATCTGCTCGTCGACGATCATGGTCAAGGTGATCCGGTACCTTGGCGGGCGCGCCGTGCCGTTCCTTCCCCATCGCATGACGGACGGCTACGACCTGTCCAACGCCGGTGTGGATGCCGCCGTGCGCGAGGGGGCGCGCCTGGTGTTGACCTGCGACTGCGGAACGAGTGCGCACGAGGCGATCGCCCGTCTCGCGACCCTCGGCATCGACACGATCGTGTCGGACCATCACCTGCCGAGCCGGCCGGTGCCGGCGTGCGTGGCCGTGCTCAACCCGCGGCAGCCGGGCTGCGAGTACCCGGACAAAGATTTGTGCGCGGCCGGGGTCGCCTTCAAGCTGTCGCTGGCGCTCGTGCGCGCGTTAGGCGGGAACGAGAACGTCGTGTTGCGCCACCTGGACCTGGTGGCGCTGGCCACGGTCGCGGATGTGGCCCCCCTGCGCGGGGAGAACCGAACCCTCGTGCGGTATGGGCTCCGGATGATGCCGGACACGGCCCATCCCGGGCTCCGGGCGCTGATCGAGGCCGCGGGAATGGCGACCACCGCGCTCACCGCTGGACGCATCGGCTTCGTCCTGGCCCCGCGCCTCAACGCGGCGGGGCGCGTGGGACACGCGATGCGCGGGGTCGAGCTGCTCATGTCCAGTGACATGGCCGAATGCAACCGCATCGCCCGCGAGCTCGAGGAGCTCAACCGCACGCGCCAGGAGATCGATCGCGAAACGCTGGCCCAGGCCCGCCGAATGGCCGATGCGCTGGACCTCGAGACCACGTACGGCGTAGTGCTCGGCCGCGAGGGGTGGCACCCCGGCGTGATCGGAATCGTGGCGTCGCGCCTGGTGGAGGACCTGGCGCGTCCGGTGATGATGGTGGCCGTGGACGGCGGGATAGGGAAGGGTTCGGGGCGGTCCACCCCGCGGTTTGACCTACATGCGGGGTTGACGGCGTGCGCGGATCTCCTGGTGCGATACGGCGGTCACCGGGCGGCGGCCGGGATCACGATCGACCCCGCGCGGTTGGGTGCCTTTGCGGAGCGCTTCAACGCGGTCGCGCGGGAGCGGCTCACCCCGGACGACCTGGTGCCGGAGCTGCGAGTCGACGTCAAACTGTCTACAGCAGACGTCACCGATGACCTCGAACGCTTGTTGCGCCACTTCGAGCCATTCGGGATCGGGAACCCGGCCCCCGTGCTGGCCGTGGCCGGGGCTCGCGTGGTTGGGGCGCCACGCACGGTGGGCCAGAACGGCCTCAAGTTCCGGCTGGCCGCGCCCACGGGCAGCTTGGAAGCGTTAGGCTGGGGGATGGCCGACCGGATCCACGAGGTCGGCGATGGGGCCGCCGTCGACGTGGCGTTCAAGTTGGAACGCGACGCCTGGCAGGGCGAGTCGCGCCTGGTCGCCCGCGTCCTGGACGTGCATCCCGCCGACTGA
- a CDS encoding translation initiation factor IF-3 produces MQDTTKRIRVNRQIRISPVRVIGADGSQLGIMEVDRALALADEAGMDLVEVAAAARPPVVRVMDFGKYKFEMAKQARAAKKKQHVIELKEVKFRPGIDDHDFETKVRHARRFLGEGNKVKVTLMFRGRQIAHPELGHAVVQRVAVELADVGKIEMSAKMEGKALTMILAPK; encoded by the coding sequence ATTCAGGACACGACCAAGCGCATTCGCGTCAATCGCCAGATTCGCATTAGTCCGGTACGCGTAATCGGTGCTGACGGAAGCCAACTCGGGATCATGGAAGTGGATCGCGCGTTGGCCCTTGCCGACGAGGCAGGGATGGATTTGGTGGAAGTCGCGGCGGCCGCCCGGCCTCCCGTGGTCCGCGTGATGGACTTCGGGAAGTACAAGTTCGAGATGGCCAAGCAGGCGCGTGCGGCGAAGAAGAAGCAGCACGTGATCGAGTTGAAGGAGGTGAAGTTCCGCCCCGGCATCGACGATCACGACTTCGAGACCAAGGTGCGCCATGCGCGGCGGTTCCTCGGCGAGGGCAACAAGGTGAAGGTGACGTTGATGTTTCGGGGGCGGCAGATCGCACACCCGGAGCTTGGGCACGCGGTAGTACAACGGGTGGCGGTGGAACTGGCGGACGTCGGGAAGATCGAGATGTCAGCCAAGATGGAAGGGAAAGCTTTGACCATGATTCTGGCCCCCAAGTAG
- a CDS encoding STAS domain-containing protein, whose translation MSFTIKKHGEVCVVDVDGQLIVGNRQELKQKVLDELERGERRFLVDFSQTGYIDSSGLGVLVSLSKKVRESGGQFRLSSLNDDLRTLFELTKLDTLFQIAPSRDSGLASF comes from the coding sequence ATGAGTTTCACCATCAAGAAGCATGGTGAGGTGTGTGTGGTCGATGTCGACGGTCAACTGATCGTGGGCAATCGGCAGGAATTGAAGCAAAAAGTCCTCGATGAACTCGAGCGGGGAGAACGCCGCTTCCTGGTCGACTTTTCGCAGACGGGGTACATCGATTCGTCCGGCCTTGGCGTCCTGGTGTCCTTGTCAAAGAAGGTCCGTGAGTCCGGCGGCCAATTCCGGCTGTCGAGCCTCAACGATGACCTGCGGACCCTGTTCGAGCTCACCAAGCTCGATACCCTGTTCCAAATCGCCCCCTCCAGGGATTCCGGGCTGGCCTCGTTCTGA
- the rsmA gene encoding ribosomal RNA small subunit methyltransferase A, translating to MPIRRRFGQNFLTDQHALARIAAALELSGGEQVVEIGPGRGALTAHLVGQCRRLTCVEIDRDLVAGLRATYGAHEDVAIVEGDILATDLDALAGGPFVLVGNVPYNITTPIIFHALSSQGMQRAVFLVQREVADRLSARPGDANYGALTANVGLTCEVETVAAIPAGAFFPRPKVQSAVVRLTPRANPRVSPGRASDVRTFVTALFGQRRRQLVRALRTVSDLSAERATDVVAQAQLDATCRPETLGGAEFVRLYEAVHSA from the coding sequence GTGCCCATTCGTCGACGATTCGGCCAGAACTTTCTTACCGACCAGCACGCCCTGGCGCGGATCGCCGCTGCGCTCGAGCTCTCGGGGGGAGAACAGGTCGTGGAGATCGGGCCGGGCCGCGGCGCCCTGACGGCGCACCTCGTGGGGCAGTGTCGGCGACTCACCTGTGTCGAGATCGATCGCGACCTGGTGGCGGGGCTGCGCGCCACGTACGGCGCCCACGAGGATGTCGCGATTGTGGAGGGGGATATCCTCGCGACGGACCTCGACGCACTGGCGGGCGGGCCGTTTGTGTTGGTCGGCAACGTTCCGTACAACATCACCACGCCGATCATCTTCCATGCGCTGTCGAGCCAAGGAATGCAGCGCGCCGTCTTCCTCGTCCAGCGCGAGGTCGCCGATCGGTTGTCCGCGCGCCCCGGGGATGCCAACTATGGGGCGCTGACGGCGAACGTTGGCCTGACGTGTGAGGTGGAAACGGTCGCGGCGATTCCTGCCGGCGCCTTCTTTCCGCGTCCCAAGGTGCAGTCTGCCGTCGTGCGACTCACGCCCCGGGCCAATCCGCGCGTATCACCTGGTCGCGCCTCGGACGTTCGCACCTTTGTCACGGCCCTGTTTGGGCAGCGTCGGCGCCAATTGGTCCGTGCGCTCCGCACGGTGTCCGACCTCTCGGCCGAGCGGGCGACCGACGTGGTGGCCCAGGCACAGCTGGACGCGACCTGCCGGCCGGAAACACTGGGGGGAGCCGAGTTCGTGCGCCTCTACGAGGCGGTGCACAGCGCCTAA
- the rpmI gene encoding 50S ribosomal protein L35 yields MPKMKTHKGAKKRFSVTGTGKVRRLKANKSHILTKKDAKRKRRLRRPATLGTNGEVKVIKRLIQA; encoded by the coding sequence ATGCCGAAGATGAAGACCCACAAGGGGGCGAAGAAGCGTTTTTCCGTCACGGGGACGGGGAAGGTGCGCCGCCTGAAGGCCAACAAGAGTCACATCCTCACCAAGAAGGACGCCAAGCGAAAGCGGCGCCTGCGCCGTCCGGCCACGTTAGGCACGAATGGCGAGGTGAAGGTCATCAAGCGTTTGATCCAGGCTTAA
- a CDS encoding ATP-binding protein has product MTAPTDAFLVDLPGDNGFPIDVRVPSDVRLIEPLVGLVTRQCAVRQLSPRACNLRVPVALTEALSNAMLYGNREDRTRSVRLRARLDEVSLVLEVVDEGSGFDMEACTIDPTSPEHLDREDGRGLFLMRTLMDRVERFTDGGNVVRLTLHRA; this is encoded by the coding sequence ATGACTGCTCCGACCGACGCCTTCCTCGTGGACCTGCCCGGTGACAACGGGTTCCCGATCGACGTGCGCGTCCCCTCCGATGTGCGGCTGATCGAGCCGCTCGTCGGACTGGTGACTCGCCAGTGCGCGGTCCGGCAGCTCTCTCCCCGTGCCTGCAACCTGCGGGTGCCTGTGGCCCTCACCGAGGCGCTGTCGAACGCCATGCTGTACGGGAACCGAGAAGATCGGACCCGCAGCGTGCGTTTGCGTGCACGCCTCGACGAGGTGTCGCTGGTACTGGAGGTGGTGGACGAAGGGAGCGGATTTGACATGGAAGCGTGCACGATCGATCCCACCAGTCCCGAGCACCTCGATCGCGAGGATGGTCGCGGGCTGTTCCTCATGCGGACACTGATGGATCGGGTTGAGCGCTTCACGGACGGCGGTAACGTCGTACGGCTCACCCTCCATCGTGCGTGA
- a CDS encoding MBL fold metallo-hydrolase has product MTISAATPSVETRTLGRLRIHAIQAAGQKLDGGAMFGVVPKPLWEKRIRPDERNRIPLGMRCLLVEHEAGLVLIDTGVGNKENDKFRDIYGIENAGEGGGTWLEDGLAALGFTPSDVRVVINTHLHFDHAGGNTRVDPDGGVVASFPRARYFVQHGEHHWATHTNERTAASYFTRNWDSLLSSGAMTLVEGELEIVPGITTVLSGGHTPWHQSVLVDGGDGEKALFLGDVCPTAAHLPLPWIMGYDVEPLVTLESKRRILTRAVGEGWLLVFEHDAEVPWGRIEHDGKAFRLKG; this is encoded by the coding sequence ATGACCATCTCTGCTGCCACACCGTCGGTCGAGACGCGGACACTCGGTCGCCTCCGGATCCACGCCATCCAGGCCGCCGGCCAGAAGTTGGACGGCGGCGCCATGTTCGGGGTGGTGCCCAAGCCACTGTGGGAAAAGCGCATTCGGCCGGACGAACGCAACCGGATTCCGCTGGGCATGCGTTGTCTGCTGGTCGAACACGAGGCTGGCCTCGTGCTGATCGATACTGGGGTCGGGAACAAGGAGAATGACAAGTTCCGCGACATTTATGGGATCGAAAACGCGGGCGAGGGCGGGGGGACGTGGCTTGAGGACGGCCTGGCGGCCCTGGGCTTTACGCCATCAGACGTCCGGGTCGTGATCAACACGCACCTGCACTTCGATCACGCCGGCGGGAACACCCGCGTCGATCCCGATGGGGGTGTCGTGGCATCCTTCCCGAGGGCGCGGTACTTCGTGCAGCACGGGGAACATCACTGGGCGACCCACACGAACGAGCGGACCGCGGCGAGTTATTTCACCCGCAACTGGGATTCGCTGTTGTCGTCCGGCGCCATGACATTGGTTGAGGGGGAGCTTGAGATCGTGCCAGGGATCACGACGGTGCTGAGTGGCGGGCATACCCCTTGGCACCAGAGTGTGCTGGTCGACGGGGGCGATGGGGAGAAGGCGCTCTTTCTTGGCGATGTGTGCCCGACTGCTGCGCATCTGCCGTTGCCCTGGATCATGGGATACGACGTGGAGCCGCTGGTGACCCTGGAGTCAAAGCGGCGCATCCTGACCCGGGCGGTCGGGGAGGGTTGGCTGCTGGTCTTCGAGCACGACGCCGAGGTCCCCTGGGGGCGGATCGAGCACGATGGGAAGGCGTTCCGGCTCAAGGGGTGA
- a CDS encoding phosphotransacetylase, with amino-acid sequence MPAFLETLAQRAATRQRRIAFPEADDPRVREAILALHERRTIHPVVVAAPSMDATPFRSAGIEVVHPLTDPRAAGFAADLHARRRARGMDLDEAARRLRDPLFFADALVASGAVDGCVAGAVSTTADVLRAALWVVGPDEGASTVSSAFYMVVPPFRGSASEVLTFTDGAVVPEPTATQLADIAVSAARDRSRIVGDMPVVAFLSYATHLSASGAAVDRVRDAMALFRQRMPDVPVDGPMQVDAALIEAISARKAPGSPIAGRANVLIFPSLEAGNIGYKLVERLAHATAVGPIIQGLRRPCCDLSRGASSGDIMAVAAITALQA; translated from the coding sequence ATGCCGGCGTTCCTGGAAACCCTCGCACAGCGGGCCGCGACGCGCCAGCGCCGTATCGCGTTTCCGGAAGCCGACGATCCCCGGGTGCGTGAGGCCATCCTGGCGCTGCACGAGCGCCGCACGATCCACCCGGTGGTTGTCGCGGCGCCTTCAATGGACGCAACGCCATTCCGGAGCGCCGGCATCGAGGTCGTGCACCCGTTGACGGATCCGCGCGCCGCGGGGTTCGCCGCCGACCTGCATGCGCGGAGACGGGCGCGGGGGATGGATCTGGACGAAGCGGCGCGACGGCTCCGTGACCCCCTCTTCTTCGCCGATGCCCTGGTCGCGTCGGGAGCGGTGGACGGCTGCGTCGCCGGCGCGGTATCGACCACGGCCGACGTGCTGCGGGCGGCGCTGTGGGTCGTTGGACCTGACGAGGGCGCCTCCACGGTGTCATCGGCGTTTTACATGGTCGTTCCGCCGTTTCGCGGTAGCGCCTCTGAGGTCCTCACCTTCACCGATGGCGCCGTCGTCCCGGAGCCGACCGCGACCCAATTGGCGGATATTGCCGTCTCCGCGGCGCGCGACCGAAGCCGGATTGTCGGTGACATGCCCGTCGTGGCCTTTCTCTCCTACGCCACGCATCTCAGCGCATCAGGCGCGGCGGTGGATCGCGTCCGTGACGCCATGGCTCTGTTCAGGCAGCGGATGCCGGACGTCCCCGTCGATGGCCCGATGCAGGTAGATGCCGCTTTGATCGAGGCGATTTCCGCGCGGAAGGCGCCCGGATCTCCCATCGCCGGGCGCGCCAACGTCCTGATCTTCCCGTCGCTGGAAGCCGGGAACATCGGCTACAAGCTCGTGGAACGCCTGGCCCACGCAACGGCCGTTGGTCCCATCATCCAGGGGCTGCGCCGACCCTGCTGCGACTTGTCGCGAGGTGCCTCTTCCGGCGACATTATGGCCGTCGCGGCCATTACTGCGCTGCAGGCATGA
- a CDS encoding SpoIIE family protein phosphatase, translating to MKDLHQVILGFTTATGLPAVVWTTTHDERGWVVAAGTSTVAAPGILRLLTSGMAPAELEVAGGILLISATTGTARAWVGVGPCDPRDRERAIAALAFLAPVVAHYFQSSLEMEHSAYELAERYEEINLLYTTSEILGRTVSLEDAAARILAEISETVGARRAAILVHDRSTDTLQVLSALGFESAGLPAISTSNPDAVTAFVFREQRGYIFDDDVMPCPLEARFRQGGVLAVPILWTNPGHHPAVPLGVLTLSERRTGEAFSAGDEKLVSAIATQIGTAIQNARLVRSSLAQQRLQQEMSLASDLQQKLLPDARLFAPEAQVAARVVSADSVGGDFYQLFRLGGGRTGIMIGDVSSHGMRAALVMALVMSASSIHAQATADPAEMLSKLLGTLSDELESTEMFVTALYAVIDPVRGRIRYANAGHPHAFVLAADGSVERLGALEPPLGMSGAILSARERPWSPNRDVLLLFTDGISDARNHQEVAFGEQRVLDVARTVREEAPSVVVDRIFSAVASHAGDALRRDDLTLVVARS from the coding sequence GTGAAGGACCTCCACCAGGTCATTCTCGGCTTCACGACGGCCACCGGCTTGCCGGCGGTCGTGTGGACCACGACGCACGACGAGCGGGGGTGGGTCGTCGCCGCTGGCACGAGCACCGTGGCGGCTCCCGGCATCCTGCGCCTGCTCACCTCGGGCATGGCCCCCGCCGAGCTGGAGGTGGCCGGTGGGATTCTCTTGATCAGTGCCACCACGGGCACGGCGCGGGCCTGGGTCGGCGTAGGTCCGTGTGATCCACGGGATCGGGAGCGGGCGATCGCCGCGCTCGCCTTCCTCGCGCCTGTGGTCGCGCACTACTTCCAGTCGTCGCTGGAGATGGAGCATTCGGCCTACGAGCTGGCCGAACGGTATGAGGAGATCAACCTCCTGTACACTACGAGCGAGATTCTTGGGCGCACGGTGTCGTTGGAGGATGCGGCCGCCCGGATCCTTGCCGAGATCTCCGAGACGGTCGGCGCCCGTCGGGCCGCGATTCTCGTGCACGACCGGTCGACGGATACGCTACAGGTGCTGAGCGCCCTCGGTTTCGAGTCCGCCGGCCTTCCGGCGATCAGCACCTCCAACCCGGATGCCGTCACCGCGTTCGTGTTCCGCGAGCAACGCGGATACATCTTCGATGACGACGTCATGCCCTGTCCGCTGGAAGCGCGGTTTCGCCAGGGCGGAGTCCTGGCCGTGCCGATCTTGTGGACCAACCCAGGGCACCATCCGGCCGTGCCGCTGGGGGTGCTCACCCTCTCCGAACGACGGACCGGCGAGGCATTCAGCGCTGGGGACGAGAAGCTGGTCTCGGCAATCGCCACCCAAATCGGGACTGCCATCCAGAATGCCCGTCTGGTCCGCTCGTCGTTGGCCCAACAGCGACTGCAGCAGGAGATGTCCCTGGCCAGTGACCTGCAGCAGAAGCTGCTGCCCGACGCGCGGCTGTTCGCGCCGGAAGCACAGGTGGCGGCGCGCGTCGTCTCGGCGGACAGTGTCGGTGGGGACTTCTACCAACTGTTTCGGCTTGGGGGAGGGCGGACGGGGATCATGATTGGTGATGTCTCAAGCCATGGGATGCGGGCGGCGTTGGTGATGGCACTGGTCATGAGTGCCTCGTCGATCCATGCCCAGGCGACGGCGGATCCTGCGGAGATGTTGTCCAAGTTGTTGGGGACCCTGTCAGATGAGCTCGAGAGCACCGAGATGTTCGTCACGGCCTTGTACGCCGTGATCGATCCGGTGCGCGGTCGCATTCGGTATGCGAACGCGGGGCACCCGCACGCCTTTGTGCTCGCCGCGGACGGCTCGGTGGAGCGCCTGGGTGCGTTGGAGCCTCCGCTCGGGATGTCCGGCGCGATTCTCTCCGCCAGGGAGCGTCCGTGGAGCCCGAACCGAGATGTGCTGCTCCTCTTCACGGATGGCATTTCCGACGCGAGGAATCATCAGGAGGTCGCGTTCGGCGAGCAGCGCGTGCTCGACGTCGCGCGCACGGTACGCGAGGAGGCGCCGTCTGTCGTCGTGGATCGTATCTTCTCCGCAGTAGCGTCGCATGCGGGCGACGCTCTGCGTCGTGACGACCTCACCCTCGTCGTCGCGCGTAGCTAG
- the rplT gene encoding 50S ribosomal protein L20 — MARVKGNPKRLGRKNRYMKAARGYFGARSKLWGPAKESVERAWRYAYRDRRNKKRDFRRLWIVRINAAARLNDMSYSVFMNGLHKAGIEVDRKVLADLAVHDATAFTALAEKARAALAA, encoded by the coding sequence ATGGCACGCGTCAAGGGAAATCCCAAGCGCCTCGGGCGCAAGAACCGGTACATGAAGGCCGCGCGCGGCTACTTTGGCGCGCGCAGCAAGTTGTGGGGCCCCGCCAAGGAGTCGGTCGAGCGGGCATGGCGATACGCCTATCGGGATCGCCGCAACAAGAAGCGCGACTTCCGTCGGCTCTGGATCGTGCGCATCAATGCGGCCGCACGCCTGAACGACATGAGCTACTCCGTCTTCATGAACGGCCTGCACAAGGCCGGGATCGAGGTCGATCGCAAGGTGCTGGCCGACCTCGCGGTCCATGATGCCACGGCGTTTACCGCGCTCGCCGAAAAGGCGCGCGCTGCGCTCGCCGCCTGA